In Nonomuraea muscovyensis, one genomic interval encodes:
- a CDS encoding LysR family transcriptional regulator → MLDLRRLALICEFARRGSIAATAESLGYSPSAVSQQLAALEREAGAALIDRTARSAELTDAGRRLVLHAERILSMVEEAESDLSAHRGTPAGRVVVTAFPTAAVAFAPALARSLRRHTELTLRLRQSRSGRGMREVQSGEVDIALVDDWYGRARDSESLRVFPLLHDPLVLVVPRRHRLADPGVPFELAELRDEPWMATPDGEPSRLAVDRLLVDVGGTKPQPWEFEGLGTILSLVAKGLGIAAVPALALAAGVRGVVVRQFPGNPVGRDVHAVARGSSVHRPSVSVTLRAIHVAARYIAADLEPIRLADRHPGPAAGVTGAPGEEIPGPVRPADR, encoded by the coding sequence ATGCTCGATTTGCGGCGTTTGGCGTTGATCTGCGAGTTTGCCCGGCGCGGCAGCATCGCCGCGACCGCCGAGTCGCTCGGTTACAGTCCCTCCGCGGTGTCCCAGCAGCTCGCCGCGCTCGAACGCGAGGCCGGCGCGGCCCTCATCGACCGGACCGCCCGCAGCGCCGAGCTGACCGACGCCGGCCGCCGGCTCGTCCTCCACGCCGAACGCATCCTTTCCATGGTCGAAGAGGCCGAGTCGGACCTCTCGGCGCACCGGGGCACGCCTGCCGGGCGGGTCGTCGTCACCGCCTTCCCCACAGCGGCCGTCGCATTCGCGCCGGCGCTCGCCCGCTCGCTGCGCCGCCACACCGAACTCACGCTCCGGCTGCGGCAGAGCAGGTCCGGACGGGGGATGCGGGAGGTGCAGTCGGGCGAGGTGGACATCGCGCTCGTGGACGACTGGTACGGCCGGGCGCGCGACAGCGAGAGCCTGCGGGTCTTCCCCCTGCTGCACGACCCGCTCGTGCTGGTGGTGCCGCGCAGGCACCGGCTGGCCGACCCCGGCGTGCCGTTCGAGCTGGCCGAGCTGCGCGACGAACCGTGGATGGCCACGCCGGACGGCGAGCCGTCGCGGCTGGCGGTCGACCGGCTCCTGGTGGACGTGGGCGGCACCAAGCCGCAGCCGTGGGAGTTCGAGGGGCTGGGCACGATCCTGTCGCTGGTGGCCAAGGGCCTCGGCATCGCCGCCGTGCCGGCGCTGGCGCTCGCGGCGGGGGTGCGCGGGGTGGTGGTGCGGCAGTTCCCGGGCAACCCGGTGGGGCGCGACGTGCACGCCGTCGCCCGCGGCTCCAGCGTGCACCGCCCCTCGGTGTCGGTCACGCTGCGGGCCATCCACGTGGCCGCCCGCTACATCGCCGCCGACCTGGAGCCGATCCGGCTCGCCGACCGCCATCCGGGCCCGGCCGCGGGCGTCACCGGCGCGCCGGGCGAGGAGATTCCGGGTCCGGTACGGCCGGCGGACCGATAG
- a CDS encoding LCP family protein — translation MTGTERGFSPVSSIALTLGSALLWGVAHLATDRRRTGLALMAAHVFVLAVVITAVTGFGPHLLALAVQPAWLTTLSVVLGLIALAWSLVIIRSFVLVRPAPSDTVGRALTAIVAAGLCATVLAPTAYAARMAYLSRDVVQTLFTSTSPVVAQDPWNGAPRINFLLLGGDSAPSRPGVRTDSMTVASVNTATGATVLFGLPRNLQRVPLPVGPARDRFPSGFAGAGPETPGLLNEVFQYAEDHPEVVPGVRRGQRGPALLKQTVGDILGLPVSYYALVDMRGFAQIIDAMGGVKVTIKEPIVYGKYREGLIAPGTRKLSGSEALWYGRSRTDSDDYVRMGRQKCLLNAVARQADPITVINSFEQLATATKRAISTDIPQGLLPPLVDLAHQVKDAKIRSLNFVPPLVNTAYPDWDLIRDKVAEALADGPGHRTPRSATPGTGAPTAPPAQNPEQAVALDAACG, via the coding sequence ATGACAGGCACGGAGCGTGGTTTCAGCCCCGTCTCGAGCATCGCCCTGACCCTGGGCTCCGCCCTGCTGTGGGGCGTGGCCCATCTCGCCACCGACCGCCGCCGGACCGGCCTGGCCCTCATGGCGGCCCACGTGTTCGTGCTCGCCGTGGTCATCACGGCCGTCACCGGGTTCGGCCCGCACCTGCTGGCGCTGGCCGTGCAGCCGGCCTGGCTCACCACGCTGTCGGTCGTGCTGGGCCTGATCGCGCTCGCCTGGTCCCTGGTGATCATCCGCTCGTTCGTCCTGGTCCGGCCGGCGCCCTCCGACACCGTGGGCCGCGCCCTGACCGCGATCGTGGCGGCCGGGCTGTGCGCGACCGTCCTGGCGCCCACCGCGTACGCGGCCCGGATGGCCTACCTGTCACGGGACGTGGTGCAGACGCTGTTCACCAGCACCTCGCCGGTCGTGGCCCAGGACCCGTGGAACGGCGCCCCGCGGATCAACTTCCTGCTGCTCGGCGGTGACTCGGCCCCGAGCCGGCCGGGGGTGCGCACCGACAGCATGACGGTGGCGAGCGTGAACACCGCCACGGGCGCCACGGTCCTGTTCGGCCTGCCGCGCAACCTGCAGCGAGTGCCGCTGCCCGTCGGCCCGGCCAGGGACCGTTTCCCGAGCGGCTTCGCCGGCGCCGGCCCGGAGACACCGGGGCTGCTCAACGAGGTCTTCCAGTACGCCGAGGACCATCCCGAGGTGGTGCCGGGCGTGCGGCGCGGCCAGCGGGGCCCGGCGCTGCTGAAGCAGACGGTCGGCGACATCCTGGGGCTCCCGGTGAGCTACTACGCGCTGGTCGACATGCGGGGCTTCGCGCAGATCATCGACGCGATGGGCGGTGTGAAGGTCACCATCAAGGAGCCGATCGTCTACGGCAAGTACCGCGAGGGCCTGATCGCCCCCGGCACTCGCAAGCTCAGCGGCTCCGAGGCCCTCTGGTACGGCCGCTCGCGCACCGACAGCGACGACTACGTGCGCATGGGCCGGCAGAAGTGCCTGCTCAACGCCGTCGCCAGGCAGGCCGACCCGATCACCGTGATCAACAGCTTCGAGCAGCTCGCCACGGCCACCAAGCGCGCCATCTCCACCGACATCCCGCAGGGCCTCCTGCCGCCGCTGGTGGACCTCGCCCACCAGGTCAAGGACGCCAAGATCCGGAGCCTGAACTTCGTGCCGCCGCTGGTCAACACCGCCTACCCCGACTGGGACCTGATCAGGGACAAGGTGGCCGAGGCGCTGGCCGACGGCCCGGGGCACCGCACGCCGCGCAGCGCCACGCCGGGCACCGGGGCGCCGACCGCCCCGCCCGCGCAGAACCCGGAGCAGGCCGTCGCCCTGGACGCGGCCTGCGGGTAG
- a CDS encoding GNAT family N-acetyltransferase, with amino-acid sequence MPALVTLSGRLVRLEPLSHAAIDDLVAAASEDRSTYAFTRVPNGRDEMVSYVEAALAEQAEGRTMPFAIRWLATGRLVGATRLMHLEYWQGPLPWPPGSLGVVGEIPSVADIGYTWLGATAQGTGVNRESKFLLLSHAFDTWNVHRITLKADVRNVRSRAAIEALGAHFDGVRRAESRGADDTVRDTAFYSILHSEWPAVRERLMPRLAPLEAAVEAA; translated from the coding sequence ATGCCCGCTCTTGTCACCTTGTCCGGGCGCCTCGTGCGCCTGGAACCTCTCAGCCACGCGGCGATCGACGACCTCGTCGCCGCGGCGAGTGAAGACCGCTCCACGTATGCCTTCACTCGCGTCCCGAACGGTCGGGACGAGATGGTCTCCTATGTGGAGGCCGCCCTGGCTGAGCAGGCGGAGGGCCGCACGATGCCCTTCGCCATCCGGTGGCTGGCCACCGGCCGTCTGGTCGGTGCCACCCGTCTCATGCACCTGGAGTACTGGCAGGGCCCCCTGCCGTGGCCTCCCGGCTCGCTGGGTGTGGTGGGCGAGATCCCGTCCGTGGCCGACATCGGTTACACCTGGCTGGGCGCCACCGCCCAGGGCACGGGTGTCAACCGGGAGAGCAAGTTCCTGCTGCTCTCGCACGCCTTCGACACGTGGAACGTCCACCGCATCACGCTCAAGGCAGATGTACGCAACGTCCGATCCCGGGCCGCCATCGAGGCCCTCGGCGCACACTTCGACGGGGTGCGGCGAGCGGAAAGCCGAGGCGCCGACGACACGGTCCGAGATACCGCGTTCTACTCGATCCTGCATTCCGAATGGCCCGCGGTTCGCGAACGGCTGATGCCGAGACTCGCGCCGCTGGAAGCGGCGGTCGAGGCGGCCTAG
- a CDS encoding pyridoxal phosphate-dependent aminotransferase: MTVTLSATLATNEDIERRRRAGARVLHLAFGEAGLPVHPALRDRLVAASGNNGYGPVAGASGLRDAAAGYWTRRGLPTDPDQVVSGPGSKSLLYGLLLALGGDVVLTVPSWVSYAAQAALVGSRPILVPPPVGEGGAPDPDRLVSAVLHARAQGRTVRSVVVTLPDNPTGRLATPGTIARLADVARELDLVIISDEIYRDLLHDPAPPYTSPAELAPERTVITTGLSKSLALGGWRIGVARLPDGAHDLRARLLAVASEIWSAPAAPVQEAATYAFTDPPELVERIERSRRLHGAVARAAHAAFTEIGASVPAPQGGFYLYPDLSHLRLGGSAEITRVLLDDHGIGVLPGHAFGDDPSAARVRVAVSLLYGETAEERQAALDSDDPLHLPWISAGLDHLSMGLKELSLVRRDASRERRQALMPTVCHG, translated from the coding sequence ATGACCGTGACGCTGTCCGCCACGCTGGCAACGAACGAGGACATCGAGCGAAGACGACGCGCCGGGGCACGGGTCCTGCACCTCGCCTTCGGAGAGGCAGGGCTGCCCGTCCACCCGGCGCTGCGCGACAGGCTGGTCGCCGCGTCCGGGAACAACGGCTACGGGCCGGTCGCCGGAGCCTCCGGGCTGCGCGACGCGGCGGCGGGCTACTGGACCCGGCGCGGCCTCCCCACCGACCCCGACCAGGTCGTGAGCGGCCCCGGCAGCAAGTCGCTCCTGTACGGCCTGCTGCTCGCCCTCGGCGGTGACGTGGTGCTGACCGTGCCGAGCTGGGTCAGCTATGCGGCGCAGGCCGCCCTGGTGGGCTCCCGCCCCATCCTGGTGCCCCCGCCCGTCGGCGAGGGCGGCGCGCCCGACCCCGACCGGCTGGTCTCGGCCGTGCTCCACGCCCGCGCCCAGGGCCGGACCGTCAGGTCCGTGGTCGTCACCCTGCCCGACAACCCCACCGGCCGGCTGGCCACGCCCGGCACCATCGCGCGCCTGGCCGACGTCGCCCGCGAGCTGGACCTCGTCATCATCTCCGACGAGATCTACCGCGACCTGCTGCACGACCCCGCTCCGCCGTACACCTCGCCCGCCGAGCTGGCTCCCGAGCGCACCGTCATCACGACGGGGCTCAGCAAGAGCCTCGCGCTGGGCGGCTGGCGCATCGGCGTGGCCCGGCTGCCCGACGGCGCGCACGACCTGCGCGCTCGGCTGCTCGCGGTGGCCAGCGAGATCTGGTCCGCGCCGGCCGCGCCGGTGCAGGAGGCCGCGACATACGCCTTCACCGACCCGCCCGAGCTGGTCGAGCGCATCGAACGCAGCCGCAGGCTGCACGGCGCGGTCGCGCGGGCCGCCCACGCGGCCTTCACCGAGATCGGCGCCTCGGTGCCCGCGCCGCAGGGCGGCTTCTACCTCTACCCCGACCTCAGCCACCTCCGCCTCGGCGGCTCGGCCGAGATCACCCGCGTCCTGCTCGACGACCACGGCATCGGCGTGCTGCCGGGCCACGCCTTCGGCGACGACCCGTCCGCCGCCCGGGTGCGGGTCGCCGTGAGCCTCCTGTACGGCGAGACGGCCGAGGAGCGCCAGGCCGCGCTCGACAGCGACGACCCGCTCCACCTGCCGTGGATCTCGGCCGGTCTCGACCACCTGTCGATGGGGCTGAAGGAGCTCTCGCTGGTGCGGCGGGACGCCTCGCGTGAACGGCGCCAGGCCCTCATGCCGACCGTGTGTCACGGTTAG
- a CDS encoding LLM class flavin-dependent oxidoreductase, whose protein sequence is MRIGIFLVAAQFPGREPGRVLADAVELVVAAEAAGFDDAWIAEHHFMSYGVCPSATTFAAVAAGRTSRIGLGTAVSVLSTWHPVALAEQAAMLHHLSGGRFTLGVGRGGPWVDLEVFGTGLVRFERGFGELLQVLVRALSGERVSADGEFFGFREVPMVPAATMRPVVACTSEATLALAARLGLPMLLGMHVDDREKAAAVAAYERVRADAAAGGEDGVAGPGMAGHVAAAVGYVADSTRQAVRELAEAMPRWLEPGLAGYLRVDGRPRPPRDVGAYVDFLTRVHPVGSAAHCAETIVATAEATGLRHLILLVEGAGDHRRTLENIRRLGAEVLPEVRAHERW, encoded by the coding sequence GTGCGAATCGGGATCTTTCTGGTCGCGGCCCAGTTTCCGGGCCGGGAGCCGGGGCGGGTTCTGGCCGACGCGGTGGAGCTGGTCGTGGCGGCCGAGGCAGCGGGGTTCGACGACGCCTGGATCGCCGAGCATCACTTCATGTCCTACGGGGTGTGCCCGTCGGCGACCACGTTCGCGGCGGTGGCCGCCGGGCGGACGTCGCGGATCGGGCTCGGCACGGCCGTGAGCGTGCTGTCCACCTGGCATCCGGTGGCCCTGGCGGAGCAGGCGGCGATGCTGCACCACCTGTCGGGCGGGCGGTTCACGCTGGGCGTCGGGCGGGGCGGGCCGTGGGTGGACCTGGAGGTGTTCGGCACGGGGCTGGTGCGCTTCGAGCGGGGCTTCGGCGAGTTGCTGCAGGTGCTGGTGCGGGCCCTGTCGGGGGAGCGGGTGTCGGCCGACGGGGAGTTCTTCGGCTTCCGCGAGGTGCCGATGGTGCCCGCGGCGACCATGCGGCCGGTCGTGGCGTGCACCTCGGAGGCGACGCTGGCGCTGGCGGCGCGGCTCGGGCTGCCGATGCTGCTCGGCATGCACGTGGACGACCGGGAGAAGGCCGCGGCCGTGGCGGCCTACGAGCGGGTGCGGGCAGACGCCGCAGCAGGGGGTGAGGACGGGGTGGCGGGGCCTGGGATGGCGGGGCATGTGGCGGCGGCGGTCGGGTACGTGGCCGACTCCACGCGGCAGGCCGTCAGGGAGCTGGCGGAGGCGATGCCGCGCTGGCTGGAGCCGGGTCTGGCGGGCTACCTGCGGGTGGACGGCCGGCCCCGCCCGCCTCGGGACGTCGGCGCGTACGTGGACTTCCTGACCCGAGTCCACCCGGTCGGGTCGGCCGCCCACTGCGCCGAGACGATCGTCGCCACCGCCGAGGCCACCGGCCTGCGGCACCTGATCCTCCTGGTGGAGGGCGCCGGCGACCACCGGCGCACCCTGGAGAACATCCGCCGTCTCGGCGCCGAGGTGCTGCCCGAGGTCCGCGCACACGAACGGTGGTGA
- a CDS encoding tetratricopeptide repeat protein, producing MRDDELAEAVRLREAGSREEARELLLSLSERHPDDAEIAYQTAWVHDALGLEAEAVPFYERALDGTGLAADDRLGAFTGLGSTFRVLGRYGEALEVFRRGLAEYPGDQGLRTFMAMALYNTGQAREAVGTLLKVLAETEEVGRYRRAVDYYADHLDETV from the coding sequence GTGCGCGATGACGAATTGGCCGAGGCCGTGCGACTGCGGGAGGCGGGCAGCCGCGAGGAGGCCCGCGAGCTGCTGCTGAGTCTGTCCGAGCGGCATCCCGACGACGCGGAGATCGCCTACCAGACCGCTTGGGTGCACGACGCGCTCGGCCTGGAGGCCGAGGCCGTGCCCTTCTACGAACGGGCGCTGGACGGCACGGGGCTCGCCGCCGACGACCGGTTGGGCGCCTTCACCGGGCTCGGCAGCACGTTCCGGGTGCTCGGGCGCTACGGCGAGGCGCTGGAGGTCTTCCGGCGCGGGCTCGCCGAGTACCCCGGCGACCAGGGGCTGCGCACGTTCATGGCGATGGCGCTCTACAACACCGGCCAGGCCCGCGAGGCGGTCGGCACGTTGCTCAAGGTGCTGGCCGAGACCGAGGAGGTCGGCCGCTACCGCCGGGCCGTCGACTACTACGCCGACCACCTCGACGAGACCGTCTGA
- a CDS encoding ATP-binding protein: MRVAFVGKGGSGKTTMSALFARHVASQGGPVVAMDADINQHLALVLGVEEPPEPLGSHLTAIKHHLRGDNPRIASAEAMVKTTPPGRGSRLLSFADLAAGRIEGREFAVTTPEGVRLMATGPFSEDDLGVACYHSKVGAVELLLNHLVDGPSEYVVVDMTAGADSFASGLFTRFDLTVLVAEPTRQGVGVYRQYLDYAAEFGVRIAVVGNKVHDAADVDFLRSHVGDDLLTWMEHSAAVRAMEQGRPFALGDLEPANADALTVLLKEVDAQEKDWARFGRQAEEFHLRNARAWGDARTGLDLGEQIDPGFVYGP; this comes from the coding sequence GTGAGGGTGGCGTTCGTCGGCAAGGGCGGCAGCGGCAAGACCACGATGTCGGCCCTGTTCGCGAGACACGTGGCGAGCCAGGGCGGCCCGGTGGTCGCCATGGACGCCGACATCAACCAGCACCTGGCCCTGGTGCTCGGCGTGGAGGAGCCGCCGGAGCCGCTGGGCTCCCATCTCACCGCGATCAAGCACCACCTGCGCGGCGACAATCCCCGCATCGCCTCGGCCGAGGCGATGGTCAAGACCACCCCGCCGGGGCGCGGTTCGCGCCTGCTGAGCTTCGCGGACCTCGCCGCCGGCCGGATCGAGGGCCGCGAGTTCGCCGTCACCACGCCGGAGGGCGTCCGCCTCATGGCGACCGGCCCGTTCAGCGAGGACGACCTGGGCGTGGCCTGCTACCACTCCAAGGTCGGCGCGGTCGAGCTGCTGCTCAACCACCTCGTCGACGGCCCGTCCGAATACGTCGTGGTCGACATGACCGCCGGGGCCGACTCCTTCGCCTCCGGCCTGTTCACCCGCTTCGACCTGACCGTCCTGGTGGCCGAGCCCACCCGGCAGGGCGTCGGCGTCTACCGGCAGTACCTCGACTACGCCGCCGAGTTCGGCGTGCGGATCGCCGTGGTCGGCAACAAGGTCCACGACGCCGCCGACGTCGACTTCCTCCGCTCCCACGTGGGCGACGACCTGCTCACCTGGATGGAGCACTCCGCCGCCGTCCGAGCCATGGAGCAGGGCCGCCCGTTCGCCCTCGGCGACCTGGAGCCGGCCAACGCCGACGCCCTGACGGTGCTGCTCAAGGAGGTGGACGCGCAGGAGAAGGACTGGGCGCGGTTCGGCCGCCAGGCCGAGGAGTTCCACCTGCGCAACGCCCGCGCCTGGGGCGACGCGCGGACCGGGCTCGACCTGGGCGAGCAGATCGATCCCGGGTTCGTCTACGGCCCCTGA
- a CDS encoding SCO5389 family protein, producing the protein MSLTVPNDLLDRARAGEIDDAAFVACVRDSLPYAWSLISELVQQRDTSGAEFADNHVPPPSEEARGQLLRCLASDAMRGALERHFGVRLAFQNCHRVAVFDPAATEALRDFVTPRAQILNQQPELVDC; encoded by the coding sequence ATGTCGCTGACCGTTCCGAACGATCTTCTCGACCGGGCCAGGGCAGGCGAGATCGACGACGCGGCGTTCGTCGCCTGCGTCCGCGACTCCCTGCCGTACGCGTGGTCGCTGATCAGCGAGCTGGTCCAGCAGCGTGACACGAGCGGAGCCGAGTTCGCCGACAACCACGTGCCGCCGCCGTCGGAGGAGGCGCGCGGCCAGCTCCTGCGCTGCCTCGCCAGCGACGCGATGCGTGGCGCGCTGGAGCGTCACTTCGGCGTCCGGCTCGCCTTCCAGAACTGCCACCGGGTGGCCGTCTTCGACCCGGCGGCCACCGAGGCGCTGCGCGACTTCGTGACGCCGCGGGCGCAGATTCTCAACCAGCAGCCCGAGCTGGTCGACTGCTGA
- a CDS encoding ribonuclease HII, whose amino-acid sequence MAPTYDIEHLLLAQPSTRTVAGVDEVGRGAWAGPVTVCAVVTDLSEPPAGLTDSKQLTPARRESVAAELLQWAAGIGFGEATHTEIDTVGMTEALRRAARRALEALPVRPDAVILDGGHDYIGAPWPVRLEVRGDAASVSVAAASVLAKVRRDAQLAALGCEEYGFADNAGYPSPAHQEALARLGPTEHHRLSWSYLDDLPRWRHLKRHRDPAVTEGQVSLFG is encoded by the coding sequence ATGGCGCCGACCTACGACATCGAGCACCTCCTGCTCGCGCAGCCCAGCACCCGCACCGTGGCGGGCGTCGACGAGGTGGGCCGGGGCGCCTGGGCCGGCCCGGTGACCGTCTGCGCGGTCGTCACCGACCTGTCCGAGCCGCCCGCCGGGCTGACCGACTCCAAGCAGCTCACGCCCGCCAGGCGCGAGAGCGTCGCCGCCGAACTGCTCCAGTGGGCCGCCGGCATCGGCTTCGGCGAGGCGACCCACACCGAGATCGACACCGTCGGCATGACCGAGGCGTTGCGCCGCGCCGCCCGCCGGGCGCTGGAGGCCCTGCCGGTCAGGCCCGACGCGGTGATCCTCGACGGCGGCCACGACTACATCGGCGCCCCCTGGCCGGTGCGCCTGGAGGTCAGGGGCGACGCCGCCAGCGTCTCGGTGGCGGCTGCGTCGGTGCTGGCCAAGGTGCGGCGCGACGCCCAGTTGGCGGCGCTCGGCTGCGAGGAGTACGGCTTCGCCGACAACGCGGGCTACCCGTCGCCGGCGCATCAGGAGGCGCTGGCCAGGCTCGGGCCCACCGAGCACCACCGGCTGTCGTGGTCCTACCTCGACGACCTGCCGCGTTGGCGGCACCTCAAGCGGCACCGCGATCCGGCGGTGACCGAGGGCCAGGTCAGCCTGTTCGGCTAG